A window from Exiguobacterium marinum DSM 16307 encodes these proteins:
- a CDS encoding LacI family DNA-binding transcriptional regulator, which yields MATLKDVSKASGFSITTVSRALNGYNDVNKETRDKILNVAKELGYSPNILARSLVKKQSNTIGFLVTDLKRESIKDNFMFETLCGVSDELSDLNYEFVLLSTSTSKQKNKTYSQMCAERQLDGVVIQGLKRDDPYLLEAIESTVPCVLVDIPVEGVNTGYVTSNQLESAKQAVRYLIRLGHQHIAFMNGSPNAYVSTVRYDAYRQVLHEHEIDFRDEYVLNGDFEELASKNVALPFLLNHPEVTAIFCASDVMALGVLQATRELGLNVPDDLSIIGFDNILLSQYVSPPLTTVGQQPYEMGRKAASMIVNIVEEQDTPHEVFVNNQLILRESVTKNRR from the coding sequence ATGGCTACATTAAAAGATGTCTCCAAAGCATCTGGTTTTTCGATTACGACCGTATCTCGCGCCTTGAACGGCTATAATGATGTGAACAAGGAGACTCGAGATAAAATTTTAAATGTTGCAAAAGAGCTCGGCTACAGTCCGAACATCCTAGCGCGTAGTTTAGTCAAAAAGCAATCAAACACGATCGGGTTCCTCGTCACCGACTTAAAACGCGAGAGCATTAAAGACAATTTCATGTTCGAGACGCTATGCGGTGTGTCAGACGAATTATCAGACCTCAACTACGAGTTCGTCCTTTTATCCACTTCTACTTCGAAGCAAAAGAACAAGACATATAGTCAGATGTGTGCGGAACGTCAATTAGATGGTGTTGTCATCCAAGGATTGAAGCGAGACGACCCTTATTTACTTGAGGCGATCGAAAGCACAGTGCCTTGCGTATTGGTCGACATACCAGTCGAGGGTGTGAACACCGGCTACGTAACATCGAACCAGCTCGAAAGCGCCAAACAAGCCGTGCGTTATCTAATCCGACTGGGACATCAACACATTGCGTTTATGAACGGTTCCCCCAACGCCTATGTCTCGACCGTTCGATATGACGCCTATCGTCAAGTGTTGCATGAGCATGAAATCGACTTTCGCGACGAGTATGTGCTGAACGGGGACTTTGAGGAACTCGCCTCAAAGAATGTGGCACTCCCATTTTTACTGAACCACCCCGAAGTCACGGCAATCTTCTGTGCATCTGACGTGATGGCACTCGGTGTTCTTCAAGCGACGCGTGAACTCGGCTTGAACGTGCCTGACGACTTGTCCATCATCGGATTCGATAACATTCTATTGTCCCAATACGTATCTCCCCCCCTTACGACAGTCGGGCAACAGCCTTACGAAATGGGGCGCAAAGCTGCGTCCATGATTGTAAACATTGTCGAAGAGCAAGATACCCCCCACGAGGTGTTCGTCAACAATCAACTGATTCTTCGAGAATCGGTCACAAAAAATCGGCGCTGA
- the pgmB gene encoding beta-phosphoglucomutase, translating into MKAFIFDLDGVITDSAEYHYLAWKALGEDLGIPFDREFNETLKGVSRTESLERILRLGGRENDFSVEEKGRLATKKNEHYVSLISNITSADILPGIEVFLSDLKEAGYKVGMASASKNAQMVTHQLGLLDAFDHIVDAATVTDSKPHPEVFLKAAAALQVEPKDCVGIEDAVAGIEAIHAAGMFAVGIGDPEVLTEAELVFTDTSILTLDHVLARI; encoded by the coding sequence ATGAAAGCGTTTATCTTTGATTTAGATGGTGTCATCACCGATAGTGCCGAATATCATTACTTAGCATGGAAAGCGCTCGGCGAAGATTTGGGGATTCCATTTGACCGAGAATTCAATGAGACATTGAAAGGCGTGAGTCGAACTGAATCACTTGAACGGATTTTACGTCTTGGAGGACGTGAGAATGATTTTTCGGTCGAGGAGAAGGGACGACTTGCGACAAAAAAGAATGAACACTATGTATCTCTTATTTCAAACATCACGAGTGCGGACATCTTACCAGGTATTGAGGTGTTCTTAAGCGATTTGAAAGAAGCTGGCTATAAAGTCGGGATGGCGTCTGCATCTAAGAACGCACAGATGGTGACACATCAACTCGGATTACTCGATGCGTTTGACCACATCGTCGACGCGGCGACGGTAACCGATTCGAAGCCGCACCCTGAAGTATTTTTGAAAGCTGCCGCAGCACTCCAAGTCGAACCGAAAGATTGTGTAGGGATTGAGGATGCTGTCGCTGGCATCGAAGCGATTCATGCAGCTGGTATGTTCGCTGTCGGCATCGGAGACCCGGAAGTGTTGACCGAAGCTGAACTCGTCTTTACGGACACGAGTATCCTTACGCTCGATCACGTCTTAGCGCGGATTTAA
- a CDS encoding glycoside hydrolase family 65 protein, giving the protein MNYTTGTGDLQHWLVSEDGFRTEWLGKGEAVFSLGNGYMGLRSVTEEHYANEKRNSFVAGTFNKFAENEVTELPNAADILWMEFKLNGIRFDLTQGTILTYRRTLNLKKAELVREVTWQSPDGNVYDLTFRRFVSMAHFHVIAQRVTITPKQDSTLSLTSGINGQMTNSGVQHFLEGTKRLYDGRFMQQIQTTTESGIDFVFHSVHRFHQRESIEPMSIIKMDRRQIFFDYSDVRIPANETLTIEKYSTIFTSRDHDMTADTTEELASFALNATREVEAKGYDRLFADHVQAFDELVWSRTPITIRSKDMFDQLAIRFAQYHLAVMTPKHDNRMNIGAKGLSGEGYKGHTFWDSEIFILPYYTYTNPTIARSLLEYRYLSLPGAHRKANENGYDGAMFPWESAWLDDGEVTPIWGAADIVTGEATKIWSGFIEQHITSDIAFAAWQYYHVTGDQDFMDRYGYELLIDTAKFWASRLEWNESENRYEINQVVGPDEYKEHVNNNAFTNYTAHWNIQKAIEYVELLRREKPELYERLNEKLDLQATETRFHHVLDLIYLPQVREDGVLPQDDTYLQKEIIDLTKYKNQENVGSLFYDYNLEQVNEIQVSKQADVMILMYLLEDLFSAEIKRSNWEYYEPKTLHDSSLSLSTHSVLASDLGDQELAYDLFRRASEIDLGPNMKTSDAGIHAASLGGIWQAVINGFGGVRMTSGNLLISPMLPKAWDELRFPIAWKGETLDIWATHDQVTVTRRSPSTKPLVIEVYGEKQTILDTFTSEVLSV; this is encoded by the coding sequence ATGAACTACACGACTGGTACTGGAGATTTACAACATTGGCTCGTTTCGGAAGACGGATTTCGTACGGAATGGCTCGGAAAAGGAGAGGCGGTCTTCTCCCTCGGAAATGGATATATGGGGTTACGCTCAGTAACCGAAGAACACTATGCGAATGAAAAGCGCAATTCATTCGTGGCAGGGACTTTTAATAAGTTCGCTGAGAATGAAGTGACCGAACTTCCGAATGCAGCGGACATTCTATGGATGGAGTTCAAGTTAAACGGGATTCGTTTTGATTTGACGCAAGGAACGATTCTCACATATCGTCGTACACTCAATCTAAAGAAAGCTGAACTCGTACGCGAAGTGACTTGGCAAAGCCCTGACGGAAATGTCTATGACCTAACTTTCCGCCGTTTTGTATCGATGGCTCATTTTCATGTGATTGCTCAACGCGTGACGATTACACCGAAACAAGACAGTACGCTCTCACTCACTTCAGGCATTAATGGACAAATGACAAACAGTGGAGTTCAACACTTTTTAGAAGGTACGAAACGCCTGTACGATGGACGTTTCATGCAACAAATCCAGACAACGACAGAATCCGGCATCGATTTTGTGTTTCACAGTGTCCACCGATTCCATCAACGCGAATCGATTGAGCCGATGTCCATCATCAAGATGGATCGTCGCCAAATTTTCTTTGACTACTCGGATGTGAGAATCCCTGCGAATGAAACGTTGACGATTGAGAAGTATTCGACAATTTTTACTTCCCGTGATCACGACATGACAGCAGATACGACAGAGGAACTTGCAAGCTTTGCGTTGAATGCGACACGTGAAGTCGAGGCAAAAGGATATGATCGTTTATTCGCTGACCATGTCCAGGCCTTTGACGAACTGGTCTGGTCGCGTACGCCCATCACCATCCGCTCGAAAGACATGTTCGATCAATTAGCCATCCGATTTGCTCAATATCACCTTGCGGTCATGACACCGAAACACGACAATCGGATGAATATCGGAGCGAAAGGTTTGTCCGGCGAAGGATATAAAGGTCATACATTCTGGGATTCGGAAATCTTTATTTTGCCGTATTATACGTACACGAATCCAACGATCGCTCGTAGCTTGCTTGAGTATCGTTATCTTTCGCTACCTGGAGCGCATCGCAAGGCGAATGAAAATGGATACGATGGCGCGATGTTCCCATGGGAATCAGCATGGCTAGACGATGGAGAAGTGACACCCATCTGGGGTGCGGCAGACATCGTGACTGGCGAGGCCACAAAAATTTGGTCTGGCTTTATCGAGCAACACATCACATCAGATATCGCTTTCGCCGCTTGGCAGTATTATCACGTCACAGGAGACCAAGATTTCATGGATCGATACGGATATGAACTTTTGATCGACACGGCCAAGTTTTGGGCGAGCCGACTTGAATGGAATGAGTCTGAAAATCGTTATGAAATTAATCAGGTCGTCGGTCCAGACGAATATAAAGAACATGTCAACAACAATGCGTTCACAAACTATACCGCGCACTGGAATATTCAAAAAGCAATCGAGTACGTCGAGTTATTGCGTCGTGAAAAACCTGAACTGTATGAGCGATTGAATGAAAAACTCGATTTGCAAGCAACCGAAACACGATTCCACCATGTCCTTGACTTGATTTACTTACCACAAGTACGGGAAGACGGTGTTTTACCACAAGATGACACATATCTACAAAAAGAAATCATCGATTTGACCAAATATAAAAATCAAGAGAATGTCGGCTCACTATTTTATGACTATAACCTCGAACAAGTAAATGAGATTCAAGTTTCAAAACAAGCGGATGTGATGATCCTAATGTATTTACTCGAGGATTTGTTCTCAGCGGAAATTAAACGGTCCAACTGGGAGTACTATGAGCCCAAAACGCTTCACGACTCGTCTCTTTCCCTTTCAACTCATAGCGTTCTCGCCTCAGACCTTGGGGATCAAGAACTTGCGTATGACTTGTTCCGACGAGCGTCAGAGATTGACCTTGGACCGAACATGAAAACATCGGATGCTGGTATTCATGCGGCTTCACTCGGTGGAATTTGGCAAGCTGTCATCAACGGTTTCGGTGGCGTCCGAATGACCTCTGGCAACTTACTCATCTCCCCAATGTTACCAAAAGCTTGGGATGAACTACGCTTTCCAATCGCCTGGAAAGGAGAAACACTCGATATTTGGGCAACACATGACCAAGTTACCGTCACACGTCGCTCTCCTTCAACGAAACCACTCGTAATCGAGGTTTATGGGGAGAAACAAACCATTCTCGATACGTTCACAAGTGAAGTGTTATCCGTATGA
- a CDS encoding carbohydrate ABC transporter permease, which yields MKNKKWPRIVMYVILVSYALVTLYPFLWAVLASFKPYSEIVAGGLTLWPENPTLANFEHIFTKDPLFPRWIMNSFLIATLGTIVNVIFNTMAGYSLARLRFPGRNYLFLLILAVMMVPGQILLIPNYLIMRSLGILDTYSALIIPGAINFSYIFLMRQFFINFPREVEEAAQVDGLNRFQTFWRIVFPMARASVATQAVFVFLGFWNEFLKPLLYITSPEKYTLTLGLQSFQSQNATQWNYIMAASVVSIIPIIILYIMLNKYFMQGLRIGGDK from the coding sequence ATGAAAAATAAAAAATGGCCGCGTATCGTGATGTACGTCATTCTTGTTTCGTACGCGCTCGTCACACTGTATCCATTCTTATGGGCAGTGCTCGCCTCGTTTAAACCGTATAGTGAGATTGTAGCGGGAGGACTTACGCTTTGGCCAGAGAATCCAACGCTAGCAAACTTTGAACACATCTTTACGAAAGATCCACTTTTTCCACGTTGGATCATGAACTCTTTTTTGATTGCGACGCTCGGTACGATTGTAAACGTCATCTTCAACACGATGGCAGGTTATTCACTTGCACGTCTCCGGTTTCCTGGTCGTAACTACCTATTTTTATTAATATTGGCGGTCATGATGGTACCGGGACAAATCTTGCTCATCCCGAACTACTTGATTATGAGATCGCTCGGTATACTCGACACATATTCCGCATTGATCATTCCCGGAGCCATCAACTTCTCCTATATCTTCTTGATGAGACAGTTCTTTATCAACTTCCCACGTGAAGTAGAAGAAGCTGCACAAGTAGACGGGCTCAATCGATTTCAAACGTTTTGGCGTATCGTTTTCCCGATGGCCCGCGCCTCGGTAGCAACGCAGGCTGTCTTCGTCTTCCTAGGATTTTGGAACGAGTTCTTAAAACCGCTCCTTTATATCACATCACCCGAGAAATATACGCTCACGCTTGGTTTGCAGTCATTCCAAAGCCAGAACGCGACTCAATGGAACTATATTATGGCGGCTTCTGTCGTCAGTATCATTCCGATCATCATTTTGTATATCATGCTGAATAAGTACTTCATGCAAGGTTTACGAATTGGTGGGGATAAATAA
- a CDS encoding DUF1189 domain-containing protein: MEQLIASLGFQFDKVKMWRTQSIWKSFFYVVIAVLLANIVVYGVKWANQSAVGQEELPPFRITEDGLRYNQAFSFDVSVLDLTVMIGDEGETNARQALVLNETGWAFKRSGVETDLNSYQSLLDFVGRPDVTERDVYALLEELNWFYPIYIYGAILFDLVLHLLLLSLLALAGLGFRRFVPIRYKEAWTITAYGITAPLFVRTVIALLPINVPMLSVLYWATVGIFAFMTIRKIGDD, encoded by the coding sequence ATGGAGCAACTGATCGCTAGTCTTGGGTTTCAATTCGATAAAGTGAAAATGTGGAGAACACAATCTATTTGGAAATCATTTTTTTATGTAGTAATCGCGGTTCTTTTAGCGAACATAGTCGTATACGGTGTGAAGTGGGCAAACCAATCTGCGGTAGGTCAAGAAGAGCTACCGCCTTTTCGTATTACTGAAGACGGTCTTCGTTACAATCAAGCGTTTTCGTTCGACGTCTCGGTGCTGGATTTGACGGTAATGATAGGGGATGAAGGAGAAACGAACGCGCGGCAGGCGTTGGTGCTAAACGAAACAGGTTGGGCGTTCAAACGAAGTGGGGTTGAGACGGATTTGAATAGTTATCAATCTTTGCTGGATTTTGTGGGAAGGCCGGATGTGACGGAGCGAGATGTATATGCTCTGTTAGAGGAGTTGAACTGGTTCTATCCGATTTATATTTATGGGGCCATCTTGTTTGACTTGGTCCTTCACCTTCTTCTTCTTTCACTATTGGCGCTTGCGGGGCTCGGGTTTCGGCGCTTCGTTCCGATTCGTTATAAAGAAGCATGGACGATTACAGCATACGGCATTACAGCACCGCTTTTCGTGCGAACAGTAATCGCACTGTTGCCGATCAACGTGCCGATGCTGTCCGTATTGTATTGGGCAACTGTCGGAATCTTCGCTTTCATGACAATACGAAAAATCGGCGATGACTAA
- a CDS encoding glycoside hydrolase family 13 protein, producing the protein MERIWWKEAIVYQVYWRSFFDTNGDGYGDLEGVRQKLTYIKELGADVVWLNPFYVSPDKDNGYDIADYYRVMEKAGTMRDFERLLEEAHTLGLKVILDLVVNHTSDQHPWFLEARTSIDSPKRDYYIWHDPVDCKEPNNWRSYFAPSCWEHDARTNQYYYHSFAVEQPDLNWENEELRHEIYKMMRFWLDKGIDGFRMDVINLLAKRQDLSDVENPYDLSYLANNPGIHEYLQEMHEEVLRHYDCMTVGEIPFVTPTEGALYVDDARHELNTLFHFQIADEMPSWDMFRFKEIQRDWYEGLKGKGWNSQFLNNHDHTRQVTRYGNDAEHRVASAKLLVTLTHTLPGIPYIYQGEEIGMTGVTFDSIDDYQDIAMKNRYVEEVGKGQDPKVVLESLRLLSRDNSRTPMQWNSFREAGFTEAVPWMTVNPNYVDVNVEADLLREDSVFRYYQKLIQLRKSNEALVYGEFNDLIPKNKSLHAYERFLGRDRFLVILNHSDEDHLIPVSTESYSLVLQNLVNETDHLQPHEARIYQKTIG; encoded by the coding sequence TTGGAACGGATATGGTGGAAAGAGGCGATTGTGTATCAAGTATATTGGCGAAGTTTCTTTGATACAAATGGTGACGGTTACGGTGATTTAGAAGGTGTCCGTCAAAAATTAACGTATATTAAAGAACTCGGTGCGGATGTTGTCTGGCTTAACCCATTTTATGTCTCACCCGATAAGGACAACGGTTATGATATTGCGGACTATTATCGTGTCATGGAAAAAGCGGGGACGATGAGAGACTTTGAGCGTTTGCTCGAAGAAGCGCACACGCTTGGATTGAAAGTCATTTTAGATTTAGTCGTCAATCATACATCTGACCAACATCCTTGGTTCCTTGAAGCAAGGACATCAATCGATTCACCGAAACGAGATTATTATATTTGGCATGATCCTGTTGATTGTAAAGAACCGAATAACTGGCGCTCTTATTTCGCTCCATCATGTTGGGAACATGATGCAAGGACCAATCAGTATTACTATCATTCGTTTGCTGTCGAACAACCCGATCTCAACTGGGAAAATGAAGAATTACGACATGAAATCTATAAAATGATGCGCTTTTGGCTCGATAAAGGGATCGACGGTTTTCGCATGGATGTGATCAACTTACTCGCGAAACGACAAGATTTGTCTGATGTCGAGAATCCATATGATTTAAGTTACTTAGCAAATAATCCTGGAATCCATGAGTATCTTCAAGAAATGCATGAGGAAGTACTACGACACTATGATTGTATGACGGTCGGTGAGATCCCGTTCGTTACACCGACAGAAGGCGCACTTTATGTGGATGATGCGCGTCATGAGCTAAATACGTTGTTCCATTTTCAAATCGCGGATGAGATGCCGTCGTGGGATATGTTCCGTTTCAAAGAAATTCAGCGTGACTGGTATGAGGGATTGAAAGGAAAGGGCTGGAACTCGCAATTCTTAAATAATCACGACCATACGCGTCAAGTGACGCGATATGGTAACGACGCGGAACATCGTGTTGCTTCGGCAAAGCTATTGGTCACTTTGACGCACACATTACCTGGCATTCCTTATATCTATCAAGGTGAAGAAATCGGTATGACGGGTGTCACGTTTGATTCGATTGACGACTATCAAGACATTGCGATGAAAAATCGATATGTAGAAGAGGTTGGCAAAGGACAAGATCCAAAAGTGGTGTTGGAAAGCTTGCGCTTGCTCAGTCGCGATAATTCACGAACACCCATGCAGTGGAACAGTTTTCGGGAAGCGGGATTTACGGAAGCGGTCCCTTGGATGACGGTGAATCCGAACTATGTCGATGTAAATGTAGAAGCTGATTTGCTTCGAGAAGATTCAGTGTTTCGATATTATCAAAAATTGATTCAATTAAGGAAATCAAATGAAGCGCTTGTTTATGGAGAGTTTAACGATTTAATTCCAAAAAATAAGTCGCTACATGCATATGAACGCTTTTTAGGACGAGATCGATTTTTAGTGATTCTCAATCATTCGGATGAAGACCATCTTATCCCGGTCTCAACAGAATCCTACTCTCTCGTACTACAAAACCTTGTCAATGAAACCGATCACTTACAGCCGCATGAAGCGCGTATATATCAGAAGACCATCGGATGA
- a CDS encoding carbohydrate ABC transporter permease, with product MGTQLEINRRTDTASQAPPPKKKKGSERDRREAVQGMTFMLPTLIILVTFTLLPIAYSLFLSFTRVNLFGGIDFQWVGLDNYVNAWNDDRVWTALKNTFRYALFVVPIQTAIALLMAAVLNSGIRFQNTFRTIYFLPTLTSSSALTMIFMFLFSLNGPINNVLVSFGLLDTPINFINETDFALTTIMVMNIWSTVPFFMTIYLAGLQDIPSSLYEAASLDGANAWQKLMKITVPNLTPVTNYVLLMGIIGCFQLFDQAYIISGGTGGPNNATLTFSLIIYQYAFKTIGTMGYASALAIILTAIIFTVSMIARKLNKEESNY from the coding sequence ATGGGCACACAGCTCGAAATCAACCGACGTACTGATACGGCATCACAAGCACCACCACCAAAGAAAAAGAAAGGTAGTGAACGTGATCGTCGTGAGGCGGTACAGGGGATGACATTTATGTTGCCGACGCTAATTATCTTGGTGACATTCACATTGCTTCCAATTGCGTATTCTCTGTTCTTGTCGTTTACACGCGTGAATTTATTTGGTGGGATCGACTTTCAGTGGGTCGGCTTGGACAACTACGTCAACGCGTGGAACGATGACCGGGTATGGACAGCGTTAAAAAATACATTCCGTTACGCCCTGTTCGTTGTGCCGATTCAAACGGCAATCGCACTTCTTATGGCTGCCGTCTTAAATTCGGGAATTCGTTTTCAAAACACGTTTCGGACGATTTACTTTTTGCCGACACTTACTTCAAGTTCGGCACTCACGATGATTTTCATGTTTTTATTCAGTTTAAATGGTCCGATTAACAACGTCCTCGTCAGTTTTGGATTATTAGATACGCCAATTAACTTTATCAATGAAACAGATTTCGCATTGACGACCATCATGGTCATGAACATTTGGTCGACTGTTCCATTTTTCATGACCATCTACTTGGCAGGGCTTCAAGATATTCCGTCTTCACTTTATGAGGCGGCATCGCTTGATGGTGCAAACGCTTGGCAAAAGCTGATGAAAATCACGGTTCCGAATCTGACACCTGTGACAAACTACGTTTTATTGATGGGAATCATTGGATGCTTCCAGTTGTTCGACCAAGCATATATCATCTCAGGAGGGACTGGCGGACCGAACAACGCGACGCTCACCTTCTCGCTCATCATTTATCAATATGCGTTCAAGACGATTGGGACGATGGGATACGCTTCTGCCCTTGCGATCATTTTGACAGCAATCATCTTCACCGTGTCGATGATTGCCCGTAAATTGAACAAAGAAGAGTCTAACTATTAA
- a CDS encoding ABC transporter substrate-binding protein, with protein MNKKVSKPLSIVMLSGLVFTAACGGEEEAQVASNPSDLEGKEITVGTWKGTDAEVKAFDELLAAFTEETGIKAKKKVYNDYQTQLQTDLVGGTAPDVFYVDAFLAPELSKQGVLEPLDQYIEQAEKDLVDFYEPAINAFKSDDQLFGLPKDYSTLGLYYNKKMIEGAGFTADDIPSDMGELPGFLKELKGKLPSGVTPAITTSELARHMFVLQSGSTEVVDGDGMAVLAQSDQIAAMQPLVDAYQDKLVQRPADLGQGWAGDSFGAEKAAIMIEGNWAISHIEQNFPDVEMGTKEVPTIGGNSGSMMFTVSYSLNSDSEEKAAGWEFINYATSKDGMKIWSEGAGVLPSLKSIAEELNLQDDELKAPFVAAGAYATPWQKGDSLSIVAREYNNLLPAALKGDMTLEEAMKKAEETANKDIETQLK; from the coding sequence ATGAACAAGAAAGTTTCAAAGCCATTATCAATTGTCATGCTATCAGGACTTGTTTTTACTGCAGCTTGCGGTGGTGAAGAGGAAGCGCAAGTCGCATCAAACCCATCTGATCTCGAAGGGAAAGAAATTACGGTCGGGACGTGGAAAGGGACAGATGCCGAAGTCAAGGCGTTTGATGAGTTATTAGCGGCCTTCACCGAAGAGACAGGTATTAAAGCAAAGAAGAAGGTCTATAATGATTATCAAACACAACTTCAAACGGACCTTGTCGGTGGAACGGCGCCGGACGTGTTTTATGTCGATGCTTTTTTAGCACCTGAACTGTCTAAACAGGGTGTACTCGAGCCGCTTGATCAGTATATCGAGCAAGCAGAGAAGGATTTAGTCGACTTCTATGAACCGGCCATCAATGCTTTCAAATCAGACGATCAATTGTTCGGTCTGCCGAAAGACTATTCGACACTTGGTCTTTACTATAACAAAAAAATGATTGAAGGCGCAGGGTTCACAGCGGATGACATCCCATCTGACATGGGAGAGCTTCCAGGATTCTTGAAAGAGTTGAAAGGAAAACTCCCGTCTGGTGTGACGCCGGCAATTACAACATCCGAACTCGCGCGTCATATGTTTGTACTTCAATCAGGCAGCACGGAAGTCGTCGATGGGGACGGGATGGCGGTGTTGGCGCAATCTGATCAAATCGCTGCCATGCAACCCCTTGTAGATGCTTACCAAGATAAGCTCGTCCAACGTCCGGCCGATCTCGGTCAAGGGTGGGCCGGTGACTCGTTCGGAGCTGAAAAAGCGGCAATCATGATTGAAGGGAACTGGGCAATCTCCCATATTGAGCAAAACTTCCCGGACGTCGAAATGGGAACGAAAGAAGTGCCTACGATTGGTGGAAACAGTGGGTCGATGATGTTCACAGTATCGTATTCGCTCAATAGCGATTCGGAAGAAAAAGCAGCCGGATGGGAGTTTATCAACTATGCTACGTCAAAAGACGGTATGAAGATTTGGTCTGAAGGGGCAGGTGTCCTCCCGTCACTCAAATCGATTGCAGAGGAACTCAACCTTCAAGACGATGAATTGAAAGCGCCATTCGTTGCGGCTGGGGCTTATGCGACACCTTGGCAAAAAGGAGATTCATTGTCAATCGTTGCTCGTGAGTATAACAACTTGTTACCGGCAGCTTTAAAAGGTGACATGACACTCGAAGAAGCGATGAAAAAGGCGGAAGAAACAGCGAATAAAGATATCGAGACGCAATTGAAATAA